In Daucus carota subsp. sativus chromosome 4, DH1 v3.0, whole genome shotgun sequence, one DNA window encodes the following:
- the LOC108217090 gene encoding disease resistance protein RPP13, translating into MVDKTISFAIEKLGNFLAREVDIRIGVKNGVRWLKDELCYLQSSVRAAEAKQEDELVRLWINNVKDVANEAILILERFNFLKEEHEALKHGILNRLRRFICMCRKESNLYDIGKQIESLKERIVEIKNRREDYGISNILATATVQRGKKALLRATSFENQVDVVGYEEDTKVLLAELVKEDDSLGVISIHGMGGLGKTTLASKLYHSSELSHFETRAWVCFSQAYNFEDVLRTMIMSFDKLAANLSHMKEVDLLRNMQAILQTCDRCLVVIDDMWEIEGWEKIKKAFAGTKYGSRVVITTRNKKIAQMVDDRCFVHELHFLSNDESWQLFCKRAKPTKNLEKLGEEMVGKCQGLPLAIVVLSGLLLHKGYQGWLEVHDHIWSQLKGNSVEIQEILNLSYNDLSFQKRKCFLYLAKYPEDFIFDVDMLGHLWIAEEFISEIDERDGLLMEDVAKDYLHELINRNMIQIVDSYCDGRVAACRVHDLVRDLAVQKAKEERLLGIFDSSNNHPSPVHLLREQPRHAIYNGIGNYLKLIGPHPDNSKLRSLATTGKIITGLVGIEIKLISERFKYLKVLDLTSSSSEVIPEEIGNLVLLKYLGVPSCTNLVGALVIPPTIGKLKKLQTLCGLGGNNYVFPSEICGLPELRHINFRQKFSAINLMIGSHQTKLQTVDSIWYQNWILTDTVHLTNLNSLVMLDASIEENADTLDSIANLTSLQTFILMFFYRAIPTVKPLSFCKRLNDVNLWGIIKHPSDLCFLPDSVTKLKLVNTLFRQDPMPSLGSLSNLMSLYLDCAYLGEKMVCVHDSFPSLRFLTLCKLPSLQELEVEERALPLLKGFQIICCQNLEVVTERVRDVPPLPYDCLF; encoded by the coding sequence atggTTGATAAAACTATATCCTTTGCAATTGAAAAGCTTGGTAATTTTCTCGCCAGGGAAGTTGATATAAGGATAGGAGTGAAAAACGGTGTAAGGTGGCTCAAAGATGAATTGTGCTACCTCCAGTCTTCTGTAAGAGCTGCAGAAGCAAAACAAGAGGATGAACTAGTCCGCCTATGGATAAACAATGTCAAAGATGTTGCCAATGAAGCTATTCTTATCCTGGAGAGGTTTAACTTCCTCAAAGAAGAACATGAAGCTCTTAAACATGGTATTCTGAATCGTCTGCGGAGGTTTATCTGCATGTGCAGAAAAGAATCAAATCTGTATGATATTGGCAAGCAAATCGAGTCACTTAAGGAAAGAATTGTGGAGATCAAGAACAGGCGAGAAGATTATGGCATTTCCAACATTTTAGCCACTGCAACAGTGCAGCGAGGTAAAAAAGCATTACTAAGAGCAACGTCTTTTGAAAACCAGGTGGACGTAGTTGGTTATGAGGAAGATACTAAGGTTCTGTTGGCTGAACTTGTTAAAGAGGATGACTCACTTGGCGTTATTTCCATCCACGGAATGGGAGGTTTGGGCAAGACTACACTTGCCAGTAAGTTGTACCACTCCAGCGAGTTGAGCCATTTCGAGACTCGTGCCTGGGTTTGTTTTTCCCAGGCATATAACTTTGAAGATGTTTTAAGAACAATGATAATGTCTTTCGACAAGCTTGCAGCTAATTTGTCCCACATGAAAGAGGTCGACTTGCTGCGAAACATGCAAGCTATACTACAAACTTGTGATCGCTGTTTGGTTGTGATTGATGATATGTGGGAAATAGAGGGTTGGGAAAAGATTAAAAAAGCTTTTGCAGGCACGAAATATGGTAGTAGGGTCGTTATAACtacaagaaataaaaaaattgctcAGATGGTAGATGACAGATGTTTTGTCCATGAACTCCATTTCCTGAGTAACGATGAGAGCTGGCAATTGTTCTGTAAGAGAGCAAAACCAACCAAGAATCTGGAGAAGTTAGGAGAGGAGATGGTAGGTAAATGTCAAGGCTTACCACTTGCAATTGTAGTCCTGAGTGGGCTATTATTGCACAAGGGGTACCAAGGTTGGTTAGAGGTGCATGATCATATTTGGAGCCAGTTGAAGGGCAATTCTGTGGAGATTCAAGAGATACTCAACTTGAGTTATAATGACTTGTCTTTCCAGAAGAGGAAATGTTTTCTCTACCTTGCCAAGTACCCAGAAGACTTTATATTTGACGTTGACATGTTGGGGCATTTATGGATTGCTGAGGAATTCATATCTGAAATTGACGAAAGAGATGGATTACTTATGGAGGACGTGGCTAAGGATTATCTACATGAGTTGATTAATCGCAACATGATTCAGATAGTAGACTCGTACTGCGATGGACGAGTTGCGGCATGCCGGGTCCATGATCTTGTACGTGATCTTGCTGTACAGAAGGCAAAGGAGGAGAGATTACTAGGAATTTTCGACTCAAGTAATAACCATCCAAGTCCTGTCCATCTGTTGCGCGAACAACCACGACATGCCATTTATAATGGAATTGGTAATTACCTGAAACTAATTGGACCTCATCCTGACAATTCCAAGTTGCGTTCATTAGCAACAACTGGTAAAATAATTACAGGACTTGTGGGAATAGAAATCAAATTGATCTCTGAAAGATTTAAATATCTCAAAGTTCTAGATTTAACCAGTAGTTCTTCAGAAGTAATACCAGAAGAAATTGGGAATTTGGTTTTGTTGAAGTACCTAGGCGTACCGAGTTGCACAAATTTGGTTGGAGCATTAGTAATTCCTCCAACCATCGGAAAGCTGAAAAAGCTACAAACTTTGTGCGGTCTAGGTGGCAATAACTACGTCTTTCCTAGCGAAATATGTGGGCTGCCAGAGTTGAGGCATATAAACTTCCGCCAGAAGTTTTCTGCAATCAATCTGATGATTGGTAGCCACCAAACAAAGCTCCAGACCGTAGATAGCATATGGTATCAGAACTGGATCCTGACTGATACTGTACATCTAACCAACCTCAATAGTTTGGTTATGTTAGATGCATCAATAGAAGAAAATGCTGACACTTTGGACTCCATTGCTAACTTAACAAGTCTCCAGACATTCATCCTCATGTTTTTTTACAGAGCCATCCCAACCGTCAAACCTCTTTCGTTTTGCAAACGTCTCAACGATGTCAACTTGTGGGGTATTATTAAACATCCATCAGACTTATGTTTTTTGCCAGATTCTGTTACTAAGTTAAAACTAGTCAATACTTTGTTCAGGCAAGATCCAATGCCCAGTTTGGGAAGTTTGTCAAATCTTATGAGCCTTTATTTGGATTGCGCGTACTTGGGGGAGAAAATGGTATGCGTTCATGATTCTTTTCCAAGTCTACGGTTCTTAACATTATGTAAACTCCCCAGTTTACAGGAATTGGAAGTGGAGGAAAGAGCCTTGCCTTTGCTCAAAGGTTTTCAGATAATCTGTTGTCAAAATTTGGAAGTAGTTACCGAACGAGTTAGAGATGTTCCTCCACTCCCATATGATTGTTTGTTTTAA
- the LOC108216383 gene encoding histone H4: MSGRGKGGKGLGKGGAKRHRKVLRDNIQGITKPAIRRLARRGGVKRISGLIYEETRGVLKIFLENVIRDAVTYTEHARRKTVTAMDVVYALKRQGRTLYGFGG; the protein is encoded by the coding sequence ATGTCAGGAAGAGGAAAGGGAGGCAAGGGACTGGGAAAGGGGGGAGCCAAGAGGCACCGCAAAGTGCTCCGTGACAACATCCAGGGGATCACCAAACCCGCCATTCGGAGATTGGCTCGAAGAGGCGGTGTCAAGCGAATAAGCGGATTGATTTATGAGGAAACGAGAGGTGTGTTGAAGATCTTTTTGGAGAATGTGATTCGCGATGCGGTGACTTATACGGAGCATGCCAGGAGGAAGACTGTGACGGCTATGGATGTTGTTTATGCACTTAAGAGGCAGGGCAGGACCCTTTATGGTTTTGGAGGCTAA